A stretch of Cucumis sativus cultivar 9930 chromosome 2, Cucumber_9930_V3, whole genome shotgun sequence DNA encodes these proteins:
- the LOC101206272 gene encoding probable E3 ubiquitin-protein ligase RHG1A isoform X2: protein MDDYPSKRVADGYTSRRGPSLILRDTANNRDQEGKYCSRIGCSGRLNSPKSTRGSYSEKHKSPLQSFRTSSSGKETAGSSSKTYYAVRGSKKSVVETQRKLSTQETDSSETSSTQDDPEISQVIPSNEGIRTGLRVGLKSSNSTDDTMMEPGSSSVAPNTRGRRDFNQRSGTRNKDTPATSSVLTASKSTRPTARGGADPNSSKRKDMAKKRNPEAESSSTKGKKMNGSSLERRITSSGYGVSISDSRGAKKGTSNRENGITSGRSRTLNNGTSRARSHGNRPDRNGTSLHESRSMISQVSQDHQPDSSTDNITHEVSTELIPDHPISYRRSDSMNENILIHRPASPADIGLARSLTTRDSFRHYGIAEVLLALERIEHEEELTYEQVILLETNLFLSGLNFYDQHRDMRLDIDNMSYEELLALEERMGTVSTAVTEEALSQCLNRSTYQSRQAEGEDTSAAGSEYEDGVKCCICQEEYLNGDEVGTLQCEHTYHEGCIHQWLRLKNWCPICKASVEEPASALPS, encoded by the exons ATGGATGATTACCCTAGTAAAAGAGTTGCTGATGGATATACATCCAGAAGGGGACCCagtttaattttgagagatACTGCAAATAACAGAGACCAAGAAGGTAAATATTGTAGCCGAATTGGTTGCAGTGGTAGGCTAAACTCTCCCAAGAGCACACGGGGTAGTTATTCAGAGAAACATAAATCTCCATTGCAGTCTTTTCGTACCTCCTCAAGTGGCAAAGAAACAGCCGGAAGTTCCTCTAAGACTTACTATGCTGTTCGAGGTTCCAAGAAATCTGTAGTTGAAACGCAGAGAAAACTATCCACCCAGGAAACAGACTCTTCAGAAACTAGTAGCACTCAGGATGATCCAGAGATTTCTCAGGTCATCCCATCAAATGAAGGGATACGAACTGGTCTTCGTGTTGGTCTTAAAAGTTCCAATTCCACTGATGACACAATGATGGAACCAGGAAGCTCCAGTGTTGCACCAAACACAAGAGGGCGAAGGGATTTCAATCAAAGATCTGGAACACGTAATAAAGACACTCCAGCAACTTCTTCTGTGTTGACAGCTTCTAAAAGTACTCGCCCGACAGCACGTGGTGGTGCAG ATCCAAATTCTAGTAAACGGAAGGATATGGCAAAAAAAAGGAATCCTGAAGCAGAAAGTAGCTctacaaaaggaaagaaaatgaatgggTCATCCTTGGAAAGAAGGATTACTAGCTCTGGTTATGGCGTTTCTATATCTGATTCAAGAGGAGCCAAAAAAGGAACTTCTAACAGAGAAAATGGGATCACATCAGGTCGGTCCAGGACGTTGAATAATGGGACGTCAAGAGCAAGATCACATGGCAACAGACCTGACAGAAACGGTACATCTTTGCACGAGTCGCGGTCCATGATCTCTCAGGTGTCGCAAGACCATCAACCTGACAGCTCTACAGATAATATTACACATGAAGTATCTACCGAGTTGATTCCAGACCACCCAATTTCTTACAGAAGGTCAGATAGTATGAATGAGAATATACTTATTCATAGACCTGCTAGTCCCGCAGACATTGGATTGGCTCGCTCTTTAACAACTCGAGACAGCTTTCGACATTATGGTATTGCTGAG GTATTGCTGGCACTTGAAAGGATTGAACATGAAGAAGAGCTAACATATGAG CAAGTAATTCTTTTAGAGACCAACCTTTTCCTCAGTGGCTTAAACTTCTATGATCAGCATAGAGACATGAGGCTGGATATTGATAACATGTCATATGAG GAATTACTTGCTCTAGAAGAGAGAATGGGAACTGTCAGTACAGCAGTTACTGAGGAAGCATTATCACAATGCTTGAACAGAAGCACGTATCAGTCTAGACAGGCAGAGGGAGAGGATACATCTGCTGCTGGCAGCGAGTACGAGGATGGCGTCAAATGTTGTATCTGCCAG GAGGAGTACTTGAATGGAGATGAAGTCGGGACGCTGCAGTGTGAGCATACTTACCATGAAGGGTGCATACATCAGTGGCTGCGGCTGAAGAATTGGTGCCCCATATGCAAAGCATCTGTGGAGGAACCTGCTTCGGCTTTGCCTTCATAA
- the LOC101206272 gene encoding probable E3 ubiquitin-protein ligase RHG1A isoform X1, with translation MDDYPSKRVADGYTSRRGPSLILRDTANNRDQEGKYCSRIGCSGRLNSPKSTRGSYSEKHKSPLQSFRTSSSGKETAGSSSKTYYAVRGSKKSVVETQRKLSTQETDSSETSSTQDDPEISQVIPSNEGIRTGLRVGLKSSNSTDDTMMEPGSSSVAPNTRGRRDFNQRSGTRNKDTPATSSVLTASKSTRPTARGGAGRQTLRNFRCNSISDVISSGCSSSDPNSSKRKDMAKKRNPEAESSSTKGKKMNGSSLERRITSSGYGVSISDSRGAKKGTSNRENGITSGRSRTLNNGTSRARSHGNRPDRNGTSLHESRSMISQVSQDHQPDSSTDNITHEVSTELIPDHPISYRRSDSMNENILIHRPASPADIGLARSLTTRDSFRHYGIAEVLLALERIEHEEELTYEQVILLETNLFLSGLNFYDQHRDMRLDIDNMSYEELLALEERMGTVSTAVTEEALSQCLNRSTYQSRQAEGEDTSAAGSEYEDGVKCCICQEEYLNGDEVGTLQCEHTYHEGCIHQWLRLKNWCPICKASVEEPASALPS, from the exons ATGGATGATTACCCTAGTAAAAGAGTTGCTGATGGATATACATCCAGAAGGGGACCCagtttaattttgagagatACTGCAAATAACAGAGACCAAGAAGGTAAATATTGTAGCCGAATTGGTTGCAGTGGTAGGCTAAACTCTCCCAAGAGCACACGGGGTAGTTATTCAGAGAAACATAAATCTCCATTGCAGTCTTTTCGTACCTCCTCAAGTGGCAAAGAAACAGCCGGAAGTTCCTCTAAGACTTACTATGCTGTTCGAGGTTCCAAGAAATCTGTAGTTGAAACGCAGAGAAAACTATCCACCCAGGAAACAGACTCTTCAGAAACTAGTAGCACTCAGGATGATCCAGAGATTTCTCAGGTCATCCCATCAAATGAAGGGATACGAACTGGTCTTCGTGTTGGTCTTAAAAGTTCCAATTCCACTGATGACACAATGATGGAACCAGGAAGCTCCAGTGTTGCACCAAACACAAGAGGGCGAAGGGATTTCAATCAAAGATCTGGAACACGTAATAAAGACACTCCAGCAACTTCTTCTGTGTTGACAGCTTCTAAAAGTACTCGCCCGACAGCACGTGGTGGTGCAGGTAGGCAAACCTTGAGAAATTTCAGATGTAATTCAATATCTGATGTCATCTCATCTGGTTGTTCTTCATCAGATCCAAATTCTAGTAAACGGAAGGATATGGCAAAAAAAAGGAATCCTGAAGCAGAAAGTAGCTctacaaaaggaaagaaaatgaatgggTCATCCTTGGAAAGAAGGATTACTAGCTCTGGTTATGGCGTTTCTATATCTGATTCAAGAGGAGCCAAAAAAGGAACTTCTAACAGAGAAAATGGGATCACATCAGGTCGGTCCAGGACGTTGAATAATGGGACGTCAAGAGCAAGATCACATGGCAACAGACCTGACAGAAACGGTACATCTTTGCACGAGTCGCGGTCCATGATCTCTCAGGTGTCGCAAGACCATCAACCTGACAGCTCTACAGATAATATTACACATGAAGTATCTACCGAGTTGATTCCAGACCACCCAATTTCTTACAGAAGGTCAGATAGTATGAATGAGAATATACTTATTCATAGACCTGCTAGTCCCGCAGACATTGGATTGGCTCGCTCTTTAACAACTCGAGACAGCTTTCGACATTATGGTATTGCTGAG GTATTGCTGGCACTTGAAAGGATTGAACATGAAGAAGAGCTAACATATGAG CAAGTAATTCTTTTAGAGACCAACCTTTTCCTCAGTGGCTTAAACTTCTATGATCAGCATAGAGACATGAGGCTGGATATTGATAACATGTCATATGAG GAATTACTTGCTCTAGAAGAGAGAATGGGAACTGTCAGTACAGCAGTTACTGAGGAAGCATTATCACAATGCTTGAACAGAAGCACGTATCAGTCTAGACAGGCAGAGGGAGAGGATACATCTGCTGCTGGCAGCGAGTACGAGGATGGCGTCAAATGTTGTATCTGCCAG GAGGAGTACTTGAATGGAGATGAAGTCGGGACGCTGCAGTGTGAGCATACTTACCATGAAGGGTGCATACATCAGTGGCTGCGGCTGAAGAATTGGTGCCCCATATGCAAAGCATCTGTGGAGGAACCTGCTTCGGCTTTGCCTTCATAA
- the LOC101213741 gene encoding uncharacterized protein LOC101213741 yields the protein MQPQQSLRIDLGELKSQIVKKLGADRSKRYFFYLNRFLSQKLSKNEFDKSCCRVLGRENLWLHNQLIQSILKNACQAKVAPPIPVAGYPKTSTQSAKISPLVEDGNEDGGAVFPTSTQNIPGWSNGVSPRKCRSGIRDRKLKDRPSILGPNGKVECISHLSANMDNGDATLCDYKRPVQNLQGIAELPENNIEVRVPQPSGKQDLQNKIQVEATKVEDREEAGQSNHSSLLRSRLLAPLGIPFCSASIGGARKTRPVDCGGDFSLSDVGHLLDTESLRRRMEQIAAVQGLGSVSADCANILNKVLDVYLKQLIRSCVDLVGAWPAYEPEKPLSHKQQFQGKVINGMLPNNQLHGRHSNGSEEVVHEHRLQCSISLLDFKVAMELNPTQLGEDWPLLLEKICMRTFGE from the coding sequence ATGCAACCTCAGCAGAGCTTGAGAATTGACTTGGGTGAATTGAAATCTCAGATAGTGAAGAAACTTGGAGCCGATCGGTCAAAACGGTACTTCTTTTACTTGAATAGGTTCCTGAGTCAAAAGCTGAGTAAGAATGAGTTTGATAAGTCATGTTGTCGTGTACTCGGAAGGGAGAATCTTTGGCTGCATAATCAATTGATACAGTCAATTTTGAAGAATGCTTGTCAAGCTAAGGTGGCACCACCAATACCTGTTGCAGGCTATCCGAAAACATCAACGCAATCTGCAAAAATTTCCCCTCTCGTAGAAGATGGGAATGAAGATGGTGGAGCTGTTTTTCCTACTTCAACGCAAAATATTCCCGGTTGGTCCAATGGAGTTTCACCAAGAAAGTGCAGGTCTGGGATACGTGATCGCAAGCTCAAAGACAGACCCAGTATACTGGGGCCAAATGGGAAGGTTGAATGTATCTCACATCTATCAGCCAACATGGATAATGGTGATGCAACACTATGTGACTATAAGAGACCAGTGCAGAATCTGCAAGGAATTGCTGAACTACCTGAAAACAATATTGAGGTCAGAGTTCCACAACCGTCAGGAAAGCAAGACCTACAAAATAAGATCCAGGTTGAAGCAACCAAGGTTGAAGACAGGGAAGAAGCAGGACAGTCAAATCACTCGAGTTTGCTTCGGAGCCGATTACTTGCACCTCTTGGGATTCCTTTTTGCTCAGCTAGTATCGGTGGGGCTCGCAAAACAAGGCCAGTGGATTGTGGGGGAGATTTTAGCTTAAGTGATGTTGGTCATTTGTTGGATACTGAGTCGTTGAGACGACGCATGGAACAAATTGCTGCTGTACAGGGCCTGGGCAGTGTTTCTGCAGATTGtgctaatattttgaataaggTGTTGGATGTATATTTGAAGCAGTTAATTAGGTCTTGTGTTGACTTAGTTGGAGCGTGGCCTGCATATGAGCCTGAGAAACCTCTTTCTCATAAGCAGCAGTTTCAGGGGAAGGTTATTAATGGCATGTTGCCAAATAATCAATTACACGGACGACATAGCAATGGAAGCGAAGAAGTTGTGCACGAGCACAGGTTACAATGTTCGATATCGTTGCTTGACTTCAAGGTAGCAATGGAGCTTAATCCAACACAATTAGGGGAAGACTGGCCTTTGTTACTGGAGAAAATTTGTATGCGTACCTTCGGGGAATGA
- the LOC101206507 gene encoding uncharacterized protein LOC101206507: MESDIEESIRKKVRKNPHPGESSRKSGLLDEDIRMETTRARFSNVLKRHSELTERLSRDSDKMIFERLQKEFEAARASQTQEIYLDGEQWNDGLLATIRERVHMEAERKAMPEDADILPQEKITYKVGTKVICCLEGARIGIQYETSFAGEPCELYHCVLESKSFLEKMTVLEHTIPFFLPVREAENDLLSSNAMKFIDYIGELLQAYVDRREQVRLIKELYGNQIRELYHSLPFHMIEFVVDDSDCTVTVSLRYADLIYVLPTKISVLAWPMPHMKKNTTNSSILSIKKENGGTVSHPIPARLSYAEDALRTMSLPEAYAEIVLNLPQAIQQLFPPKPHS; this comes from the exons ATGGAGAGCGACATCGAAGAATCAATCAGGAAGAAAGTCAGAAAGAATCCACACCCTGGCGAATCTTCTCGCAAG AGTGGACTGCTGGATGAAGATATTAGAATGGAGACTACACGAGCAAGAT TTTCAAATGTCCTGAAAAGGCACAGTGAATTAACAGAGCGTCTCTCTAG GGACTCTGACAAGATGATATTTGAGCGCTtacaaaaagaatttgaagcTGCTAGAGCATCCCAGACTCAAG AAATATATTTGGATGGTGAACAGTGGAATGATGGACTTTTAGCAACAATAAGAGAGCGG GTTCATATGGAAGCAGAAAGAAAGGCCATGCCGGAGGATGCAGATATTTTGCCACAGGAAAAAATCACCTACAAAGTTGGAACCAAG GTTATTTGCTGCTTGGAAGGAGCGAGGATTGGCATACAATATGAGACATCTTTTGCAG GTGAGCCCTGTGAACTTTATCATTGCGTGCTTGAAAGCAAGTCATTCCTTGAAAAGATGACTGTCCTAGAACACACAATTCCATTCTTTCTGCCAGTTAGAGAAGCAGAAAACGATCTTCTCTCCTCTAACGCAATG AAATTTATAGATTATATTGGAGAACTTTTGCAGGCCTATGTGGATAGAAGGGAACAG GTTCGGCTTATCAAGGAGTTGTATGGAAACCAAATCAGGGAGTTGTATCATAGCCTTCCATTCCATATGATTGAATTTGTGGTTGATGATTCTGACTG CACGGTGACTGTCAGTCTGAGATATGCCGATCTCATCTACGTGCTGCCAACCAAAATCAGCGTACTTGCATGGCCAATGCCtcatatgaagaaaaatacgACAAATTCATCAATCTTGAGcatcaaaaaggaaaatggaggaACTGTCTCTCATCCTATTCCAGCTCGTTTATCATACGCAGAGGATGCTTTACGAACCATGAGCTTACCAGAAG CTTATGCAGAGATTGTGTTGAATTTGCCCCAAGCTATACAACAGTTGTTTCCACCGAAACCTCACTCCTAG